The following coding sequences lie in one Lolium perenne isolate Kyuss_39 chromosome 2, Kyuss_2.0, whole genome shotgun sequence genomic window:
- the LOC127332671 gene encoding uncharacterized protein isoform X5 produces MEPNVPLDYALFQLSPRRSRCELVVSGSGRTEKIASGSVKPFFTHLRAAEEQAAAQPPQPAIRLQLDRRAAWFSKGTLERFVRFVSTPEVLEMANTFEAETSQLEGARKIYAAQGVSSGGDAEASAAADITKKELLRAIDVRLSALKQDLVTSCARASSAGFNHDSVSELLLFADHFGANRLSEACNRYMSLCQRRPDINPQHASQAASSHWKSFEDGNLRDSCSSDMSIDEPQADHGGSSNKSVSGASVPHIDRLSNSQQSVEVPPGSSTAQHSKSTLQQAVDKQENETEAPPAPAKELSRRLSVQDRISMFENKQKEQTPTSGNSNSAGTAKVVPVKGEHRRVPSVASMDKLVRRFSSVSDMSIDLSQNDTGGCNDRSENGTPAGTPTSASQEANSSKVRADKDASGAKHPVTSQSWPFQKDGDTPKDSTTTSACSSSTFNTTSPYSLSAAVAEVPKKLTKSCLEDDMAITSSTESESSFDKEQRVNQGQGDARISEHVASNVSGRTRLITSPRTAEEGLPKHYDTLTSPSSEEHARIVDKEITSVAHEVPVTSEQVGQKGNRGSRLRSKEIHAEAVVVGKNDRSSRTIGKVSSSVDPKSKATSNSRTNFRGSSGRDGGPSTEIEGHDASLRRKSLPRKVENVRRKAAVGPEILPPSDYSGRQGTNLSRQSSNAEQELSLLGGKIKPVNDGSAVTLEQTRVARPGKGNHDRHDELQMKANELEKLFAAHKLTTTRRGKSTDPQVDDTPRVSEPKPIKVLPEKIDRNQTVTDSMTNNFDANELLKMVDKEGYNINSTPDKLAMLSLEESRGKFYDQYMQKRDAKLKEDWKMQKEEKEAILKAMHDSLERSKAEMRTKFSRSADLPDSAYVSRAQKIPPLQSAIRNKDQGVDSFFVEDEMNSDYLSGDGSSRSADSRKHFSNKVAYTQKTSIAPVHNHKHSSRTIRSSYANRKNPPDNPLAQSVPNFSDFRNESTKQSAGHNRATARAQPKSFSRSKSKIEESKSIMNEHQSRGSQSMRKNLNGSELRDTSSVNKDIYNWAPSGTTSSTHKSGAPKSFLRKGNGAHPIVGITGFRAPMFANVNDDDDDFPDQQEDSPDEAKDEEYESIEETLRESDFPADSESETPKQSHDFGNSDDPGSENGDVSFPREAANTKFNAFAGNMHDLPGELPAPWSSRLPHLSPYANDTSDGDAFVDSPTGSPSPWNSHSLDQITDADVSRMRKKWGSAQMPFSASNASQQPRKDVTKGFKKLLKFGRKNRGADGLVNDWVSASTASECDDDMEDGRDLAIGSSDDFRKSRMGYLSSYDGFVENEVLTEQGSRSFFSLPAFRSKGGDARLR; encoded by the exons ATGGAGCCCAACGTGCCGCTCGACTACGCGCTCTTCCAGCTCTCGCCCCGCCGCTCCAG GTGCGAGCTGGTGGTGTCGGGCAGTGGGCGGACGGAGAAGATCGCGTCCGGGTCGGTGAAGCCCTTCTTCACGCACCTGCGCGCGGCGGAGGAGCAGGCGGCGGCCCAGCCGCCCCAGCCCGCCATCCGTCTGCAGCTGGACCGCCGCGCCGCCTGGTTCAGCAAGGGCACCCTCGAGAG GTTCGTGCGCTTCGTCAGCACGCCGGAGGTGCTGGAGATGGCGAATACATTCGAGGCGGAAACGTCGCAGCTGGAAGGGGCTAGGAAGATTTACGCAGCACAG GGTGTTTCCTCGGGTGGAGATG CTGAAGCCTCGGCAGCAGCAGACATTACAAA GAAGGAGCTTCTTAGAGCGATTGATGTCCGTCTAAGTGCACTTAAACAAGACCTTGTCACGTCTTGTGCCCGGGCATCATCCGCAGGGTTTAACCATGACAGTGTCTCTGAGCTTCTCCTTTTTGCAGACCACTTCGGTGCCAACCGGTTGAG CGAAGCATGCAACAGATACATGTCACTTTGCCAGCGCCGTCCGGACATCAATCCTCAGCATGCATCACAAGCAGCTTCATCACACTGGAAGAGCTTCGAAGATGGGAATCTTCGTGACTCCTGCAGTTCAGACATGTCTATAGATGAGCCACAGGCTGATCACGGCGGATCCAGTAATAAATCTGTAAGTGGTGCCAGTGTTCCGCATATCGACAGATTAAGCAACAGCCAACAATCAGTAGAGGTTCCACCAGGATCCAGCACTGCACAACACTCTAAGTCAACCCTTCAGCAGGCAGTAgataaacaagaaaatgaaacagAAGCCCCTCCTGCTCCTGCTAAAGAGCTTTCAAGGCGTTTGAGTGTGCAAGATAGGATAAGCATGTTTGAGAATAAGCAAAAGGAGCAGACTCCAACTTCTGGTAACAGCAACTCAGCAGGTACTGCTAAGGTGGTTCCAGTGAAAGGTGAGCACCGCAGGGTGCCTTCTGTTGCATCCATGGACAAGTTGGTAAGGAGGTTCAGCAGTGTCAGTGACATGagcattgacctaagtcaaaatgATACTGGTGGCTGTAATGACAGAAGTGAAAATGGAACTCCTGCTGGGACACCAACATCTGCCAGTCAGGAAGCCAATTCATCGAAAGTAAGAGCTGATAAGGATGCTAGTGGGGCTAAGCATCCAGTAACATCTCAGTCTTGGCCATTTCAAAAGGATGGTGACACACCCAAGGATTCTACTACTACAAGTGCTTGCTCCTCCTCAACTTTTAATACTACATCTCCATACTCCTTATCGGCGGCTGTTGCCGAGGTTCCTAAAAAACTGACTaaatcttgtttggaagatgacaTGGCTATAACATCCAGCACTGAGAGTGAGTCATCCTTCGACAAGGAGCAGAGAGTTAATCAAGGGCAAGGCGACGCAAGGATATCAGAGCATGTTGCTTCAAATGTTTCTGGTCGAACCCGACTAATAACATCTCCAAGGACAGCTGAGGAAGGTTTGCCAAAACATTATGATACTTTAACTAGCCCATCGTCAGAGGAACATGCACGCATAGTAGATAAGGAAATCACTTCTGTTGCTCATGAGGTACCAGTTACAAGTGAACAGGTTGGACAGAAAGGTAACAGAGGTTCTCGCCTCCGTTCAAAAGAGATACACGCTGAAGCAGTTGTGGTCGGAAAGAATGATCGATCCTCTAGAACAATTGGGAAGGTGTCAAGTAGTGTTGATCCCAAATCAAAAGCCACGTCCAATTCCCGCACTAATTTTAGGGGTTCATCTGGTAGGGATGGAGGTCCCTCTACAGAAATTGAAGGTCATGATGCTAGCTTGCGGCGGAAAAGTCTACCACGGAAGGTAGAAAATGTACGGAGAAAGGCTGCAGTTGGGCCTGAAATACTTCCTCCATCAGATTATTCTGGTCGCCAGGGAACAAACTTGAGCAGACAATCATCTAATGCTGAGCAGGAGTTGAGTTTGCTAGGAGGTAAAATTAAACCAGTAAATGATGGAAGTGCTGTTACCTTGGAGCAGACCAGGGTGGCGAGACCAGGGAAGGGGAATCATGATCGGCATGATGAACTTCAAATGAAGGCCAATGAGCTGGAGAAACTATTTGCCGCACACAAGCTAACCACCACTAGGAGAGGAAAGTCTACAGATCCACAGGTTGATGACACACCTAGGGTAAGTGAGCCAAAGCCTATAAAGGTTCTTCCAGAGAAGATTGACAGGAACCAAACTGTGACGGATAGTATGACTAATAACTTTGATGCCAATGAGCTTCTGAAGATGGTGGATAAGGAAGGGTATAACATCAATAGCACACCAGATAAACTTGCCATGCTTAGCTTGGAAGAGTCAAGAGGGAAGTTTTATGATCAATATATGCAGAAGAGGGATGCAAAACTAAAGGAGGATTGGAAGATGCAGAAAGAAGAGAAGGAAGCAATACTAAAGGCAATGCATGACAGCCTAGAACGGAGCAAGGCTGAGATGCGGACCAAATTCTCTCGGTCTGCAGATCTCCCCGACTCTGCATATGTTTCTCGTGCCCAGAAGATTCCTCCGTTGCAATCAGCTATACGAAATAAGGATCAG GGTGTAGATTCTTTCTTTGTAGAAGATGAAATGAATAGTGACTACCTATCTGGCGATGGTTCTTCCAGGAGTGCTGATTCCAGGAAGCATTTTTCAAACAAAGTTGCTTACACACAAAAGACATCCATTGCCCCTGTCCATAACCATAAGCATTCGTCAAGGACTATAAGATCTAGTTATGCAAATCGCAAAAATCCACCAGACAATCCTCTTGCACAATCAGTTCCCAATTTCTCTGACTTCAGAAAcgaaagtacaaagcaatcagctGGTCATAATAGAGCTACTGCCAGGGCTCAGCCAAAAAGTTTTTCCCGTAGTAAGAGTAAAATTGAAGAGTCAAAGAGTATTATGAATGAACATCAATCAAGGGGGTCACAGTCTATGCGGAAAAACTTAAATGGTAGTGAATTAAGGGACACATCATCAGTGAACAAGGATATATACAACTGGGCTCCCTCGGGAACTACTAGTAGCACCCATAAATCTGGTGCACCAAAGTCTTTTCTTCGGAAAGGCAATGGGGCTCACCCTATTGTCGGTATAACCGGATTCCGTGCACCGATGTTTGCAAATgtcaatgatgatgatgacgattttCCAGATCAGCAAGAGGATTCCCCAGATGAAGCCAAAGATGAAGAATACGAAAGCATTGAAGAGACTCTTAGGGAAAGTGATTTTCCTGCTGATTCAGAGAGTGAGACCCCAAAACAAAGTCATGATTTTGGAAATTCAGATGACCCAGGATCAGAAAATGGCGATGTTTCTTTTCCAAGGGAAGCAGCCAATACCAAATTCAATGCGTTTGCAGGAAACATGCATGACTTACCTGGTGAATTACCAGCTCCCTGGAGCTCGCGCCTTCCACACCTATCGCCTTACGCAAATGATACCTCAGATGGTGATGCTTTTGTCGATTCACCAACTGGAAGTCCATCACCATGGAATTCTCATTCGCTAGATCAAATAACAGATGCTGATGTTTCCCGGATGAGAAAAAAGTGGGGCAGTGCTCAGATGCCTTTTAGTGCTTCCAATGCATCTCAACAGCCACGCAAAGATGTTACAAAAGGGTTTAAGAAACTATTGAAATTTGGGAGGAAGAATAGGGGTGCTGATGGTTTAGTAAACGATTGGGTTTCTGCTTCAACTGCCT